The following proteins are encoded in a genomic region of Arachis stenosperma cultivar V10309 chromosome 4, arast.V10309.gnm1.PFL2, whole genome shotgun sequence:
- the LOC130973744 gene encoding flocculation protein FLO11, with the protein MNPMMRNSYNSSNVRESLLGSLNHHRRGQSLNGYGMASNNNNNNNEDNLDLFSRNRRTLSVTSSDDSSDVSVKLGRLSLGGAAPKPSRNGIDDLLSSTEVGKHDYDWLLTPPGTPVFPSSEGELQPTTVPPRRSLTRSTSTTKASRLSVSQSENNNHSRPARSSSVTRPSVSNSHSQYSTYSSNRSTSILNTSSASVSSYIRPSSRPSSPVTRSSSAARPSTPSSRPAASSRPSTPSRVRSVSNNPTASSSSADRQRTSTQSSRPSTPSSRPHISTNLHSPSAPTPTRSLSRPSTPTRRNSMPSLSPSPSPTSSYLTSSSRVSLSGRNSAPSSRPSSPSPRVRQPPQPIVPPDFPLDTPPNLRTTLPDRPVSAGRSRPSSVTMKGNSSEAQASAPVSRRHSSPIVSRGRSTEPAARTRSYGSTNGHHADVPEPRKVQHPPEVVARRSVRASTTTATDNSGFGRTISKKSLDMAIKHMDIRNGAGNHRSLSNTTLFPQSIRPSSTPKSHRVSSALASVNMNGTTLHTNGVSNLDIGNDVNRIHMVRGREVDERLYSSKLSSEVDIYESSRYDALLLKEDLKNTNWLHSADDKCDQGPIFDNGFEHLPEPFGLL; encoded by the exons ATGAATCCAATGATGAGGAATAGTTATAATAGTAGTAATGTGAGAGAGTCTCTTTTGGGGTCATTGAATCACCACCGCAGAGGACAAAGCTTGAATGGTTATGGAATGGcttccaacaacaacaacaacaacaatgaagataacttggatctcttctccAGGAACAGACGTACCCTCTCTGTGACTTCCTCTGATGATTCCTCCGATG TTTCCGTGAAACTGGGGAGGCTCTCACTTGGAGGAGCAGCACCAAAACCTTCAAGAAATGGGATTGATGATCTATTGTCTTCCACAGAAGTAGGAAAGCATGATTATGACTG GCTTCTCACTCCCCCCGGCACACCAGTTTTTCCATCATCAGAAGGCGAGCTCCAACCAACCACGGTGCCTCCAAGAAGAAGTTTGACTAGATCAACTTCTACCACAAAGGCCTCAAGG CTCTCAGTCTCACAATCTGAGAACAATAATCACTCTAGACCAGCAAGAAGCAGTTCGGTGACACGCCCTTCGGTCTCAAACTCACACTCACAATACAGCACCTATTCCTCTAACAGATCCACCTCAATTCTCAACACAAGCTCTGCCTCAGTTTCGTCATACATCCGACCATCCTCCCGACCATCCTCCCCTGTAACTCGCTCCTCGTCCGCAGCTAGGCCTTCTACTCCTTCCTCACGCCCGGCAGCGTCTTCTAGGCCTTCAACTCCCTCCAGAGTGCGCTCGGTTTCTAACAACCCCACAGCCTCCTCCTCCTCTGCTGACAGACAAAGAACATCAACACAAAGCTCAAGGCCATCAACACCGAGTTCTAGGCCTCATATTTCTACAAATTTGCATTCTCCCTCGGCCCCTACGCCAACTCGATCACTATCCAGGCCTTCTACCCCTACTAGAAGGAACTCAATGCCATCTCTGTCTCCATCCCCTTCTCCTACATCATCTTATCTAACTTCATCCTCACGTGTTTCACTTAGTGGAAGAAACTCAGCTCCATCTTCAAGGCCAAGTTCGCCGAGTCCAAGAGTAAGGCAGCCACCACAACCAATAGTTCCCCCGGATTTTCCCCTCGACACACCTCCAAATCTCAGAACAACATTGCCTGATAGGCCTGTATCAGCAGGCAGGTCTCGCCCCAGCAGTGTCACCATGAAGGGAAACAGTTCTGAAGCTCAAGCTTCAGCTCCTGTGTCAAGAAGACATTCTTCTCCGATTGTGAGTAGGGGGAGGTCTACAGAGCCTGCAGCGAGAACTCGCAGTTATGGCAGCACCAATGGCCACCATGCTGATGTTCCTGAGCCTAGGAAAGTCCAACATCCACCTGAAGTCGTTGCAAGGAGATCTGTTAGGGCATCAACTACCACTGCTACAGACAACTCTGGGTTTGGGAGGACCATATCAAAGAAATCCTTAGATATGGCTATTAAGCACATG GATATAAGGAACGGCGCAGGAAATCATCGTTCGCTGTCAAACACCACACTCTTCCCTCAGAGCATTAGACCTTCGTCCACTCCCAAGAGCCACCGGGTTTCGAGTGCTCTGGCATCTGTCAACATGAATGGAACCACCCTGCATACCAATGGAGTCTCCAATCTGGATATTGGAAATGATGTTAACAGAATACATATGGTAAGAGGAAGAGAGGTGGATGAAAGACTATACTCATCAAAACTTAGTAGTGAAGTCGACATTTACGAGAGTTCGCGTTACGATGCACTGTTGCTCAAAGAAGATTTGAAGAACACAAATTGGCTTCATAGTGCTGATGACAAATGTGATCAAGGTCCCATATTTGATAATGGATTTGAGCATTTGCCAGAGCCTTTTGGTCTCTTGTAG